The segment AGTCTTTTTATGCGTTCTTCAATTGGCGGATGAGTACTGAAAAGCGTCAAAAACGAACGGCCGCTTAAAGGATTCACGATAAATAAGTGTGATGTAGCAGTACCAGCATCCATATGTCTGGTTGCTGTTGCCCTGTGCAATTTTTCAAGCGCACTTGCCAAACCTAACGGATTCTTCGTCATACGTGCACCGCCACTGTCTGCGGCGTACTCACGGGAACGCGAAATTGCCATTTGGATTATAAGTGCAGCAATGGGAGCCAAAATTGCCATAAACAATATGCCCAGTCCCCCCCCTCCCCGGTTTTCTCCGTCTCTTCCTCCGTAGCCGCCAAAAATGGCTGCCCACCGTGCCATGTTCGCAAGGAGCATTATAGCACCGGCAATCGTTGCGACTATTGTGGATATTAGTATGTCGCGGTTTTTGATGTGACTTAACTCGTGAGCCAAAACTCCCTTTAATTCTTCCCTCGTTAAAGAATTAAGTAATCCTTCTGTAACAGCTACAGCTGCGTGACCGGGATTTCTGCCTGTTGCAAATGCATTCATAGCATTTGTGGGAAGAACGTAGATCTTTGGCATAGGAAGCCCTGCGCTCACCGTCAACTCCTTGACCATTCCGTAGTAAGACGGCATTTCTTGTGCGGATACTTCGCGGGCGCCGTACATTTTTAAAACAATCTTGTCGCTGAACCAGTAGCTAAAGAAATTCATACCAAGTGCCATAACAAAGGCAAATATAGCTCCTTGCTGCCCGCCAACCATACCGCCCACCCAAATAAACAAAACGGTAAGGGCGATCAATAATATCGCTGTTTTAAAATAATTCATAACCAAACTTCTCCATAATACGCTAAAAAACCGTTGCGGAGACTTTGAACACAAAACCCTGAAAATACGAAACGATTATAGCAATAACACCTTACTCCCTAATCTGCCTTGTGGGTAACAATGACTTATAGAACTTTCTCTAAAAACTACTTAATGTTACAGAATTTATTATAAATACCACTTACTTTTTGTCAAGAAATTTAATCTTTGTGTTTATTTCGGAAAAACCAGCTAGATTGTCCTGGCAGTTTGGTGATTACTGAGTTACTATAGCCAAAATCTTTTGCTTTTCGAAAAATACCGATTAAATTTCTGGTCTTTATTGTATTAAGCACCGAAAACCTGACTTGTTTGGCTATGTAAAGCTATTTTTCCAGCTTTTTATCGATTGTTTCCATTACAGCATCATATGTTGGGGCGACTTCTACCGGAAGATTTGGAAAGCGCGGGGTTACTTCCTCCAGTGCATTCTTGTGATATTGTATCTTAAATTCAGGAAATTTCAATCCGTGCGCAGTTGAAATAACAACAACCTTTTCATGAGGCAATACCTCTTTCTTTTGAAGGAGTTTAATTAATACTGCAAGAGCTACCCCTGTATGGGGACAGCTAAACAAACCTGTTCGGTCGGCCTGAGCACTGGCATTTGCCAATTCGTCTTCCGTTGCTTGCTCCACAAGACCACGGAAGCTTTTGAGAATATGAATAGCTTTTTTGTAACTAACGGGGTCCCCAATTTGGATAGCGCTTGCAAGCGTCTTTTGTGCCTTTACAGGCTTGAATTCTTTAAAACCATTCAAGTAACTAAGGTAGAGAGGGTTCGCCTTACTTGCTTGTGCACATACAATCCTGGGTAATTTATCTATCATGCCGGTTTCCCTCATCATTAGAAACCCTTTTCCCAATGCAGCGGTATTGCCCAAATTCCCGCCGGGTATAATAATAACGTCAGGCACTTCCCAATCGAACTGTTGTACTATTTCTATACTCATCGTCTTTTGTCCTTCGATACGAAGGGAATTCATAGAATTTGCCAGATAGATATTATTTTTGCTGCATATCTCTTTTACGATTTTCATACAACCATCGAAGTCAGTGTTCAGTGATAAAGTAAGTGCTCCATTTGCAATTGGTTGAATGAGCTGGGTAAGAGATATTTTATCCTTTGGCAGGAATACAATTGCCGGAATGCCTGCCGCAGCGCAGTATGCTGCCAGTGCGGCGGAGGTGTCTCCGGTAGATGCGCAAGCAACTGCGGGGATGTTTTTCCCTTCTGCAATCATCTGTTTGACCATTGAGACCAACACCGTCATTCCAAGGTCTTTAAAAGAACCTGTATGTGCATTTCCACATTGTTTTATCCACAGGTTTTCAACGCCGATTTCTTTTCCCAGGCGTTCTGACCAGAAAAGATTGCTGCCACCCTCATATAACGAGACAACGTTTTTATTGTCGACATTAGGACAAACAAATTCCTTCTTCCCCCATACTGAACTCCCGTAAGGCCATTCAGTACGCAGGTAACGGCCGTCAAATAATTTTTTCCAATGCTCAGGAGGTTGTTCGCGAAGATTGTCTATATCGTGTCTTACTTCCAGCAGATCACCACATCTTTTGCACTGGTAGGCAATTTCGTTTAACTCATATCTTTCGTTACACCCCGAAATGCATTGAAACCACGCCTTGTATGGCATGATTTATATTCTCCTTTTTTCACAATTTGTCAAGTTATAAATCCTTGTAAATTAATATCCGGGTTTTCATGGATTTGCATTACCGGACAGACGGTTGAATCCTGTATAAAAGACACGCAAGACCAATCCCTTATGTTCTTCTAAAACCCAAATTATAGGATGAAAGATGTATAATTACAAGGAAAATACCTATAGATATGGTTGGAGATTATTTTACTTTTGACAAAGCTGTTATTCTTTTGATAAGATTCTGAACACTATGTATTTACAAGGTTTTTTATTAAGAATATTTTCATATTTCAGGAAGGTAGACAAAGAGACCCTCCGGCGAGAGTTCATGCATGCATTTGGTATGGGGACATCTCGTGGTAACGAAGTATTTAGTGAGAAGGAATTGGCGCTTATTGTAAAGCTTGTCACTATCATCAGGAAAAGAAGGCTTTCTGCGCCAGCTATAATATTTCTTGAATGTTCACAACCGCTTAATTATGTTGGCAGTCAGATGATGGTATTCTTCAGACCATTTTTAACTTTTTTCTTTAAGCAGGAAGAATACGACTTGTTGCAAGGTATCCTTGAAAAGAGAGAAGGTGTTAAAAGGATTCTTGAAGAACTCGAAAAAGTAAAAGAGAGGGATAATTGAACGTTATTATTGCAACTGATTGTGGTAGTACGACGACAAAAGCAATATTAATTGAAAAAAAAGAAGGAATATACCGGCAAACCTTTCGCGGGGAAGCTCCCACTACCGTAGAAGCGCCATTCGAGGATGTGACCCGTGGCGTTTTAAATGCATTTGCTGAAGTGGAAGAGCTTTCCGGCAGGAAAATACTCGACGGAGAAAAGATCATTACTCCTGCCCGGGGGAACATCGGTGTAGATATTTATGTCTCAACCAGTAGTGCCGGCGGAGGATTGCAGATGATGGTTGCAGGGGCTGTGAGGGCTATGACTGCAGCAAGTGCACAGCGTGCGGCGCTTGGCGCTGGTGCAATTGTAATGGATGTTATAGCCTCGAATGACCAGCGTCTTCCCCATGAAAAAATCGATCGTATCCGCCAGTTAAGACCCGATATGATTCTTCTTTCCGGTGGCACTGACGGCGGTACTGTTACCCATGTGGTAGAACTGGCTGAATATATTGCTGCCGCAAACCCGAAGCCACGGCTTGGTATAACCTTTCAACTCCCCGTTATCTACGCAGGAAATAAGGATGTCCGTGAAAAGATTAAGGAAATCCTGGGCGAACTCGCTTCACTCCATATCACAGAAAATATCAGGCCTACCCTTGAAAAAGAGAACCTCGTTCCGGCACGGCAAGAGATTCAGAATCTTTTTCTTAAACACGTTATGGCCCAGGCCCCCGGTTATAAAAAACTTATGTCATGGACTGGTGCGCCTATTATGCCTACCCCCGGTGCGGTTGGGCTTATTATGCAGACGATTGCCAGAAAAAACGATATTAATGTGGTAGGTGTTGATATAGGAGGCGCTACGACGGATGTCTTCTCTGTTTATGGTGAAATATTTAATCGCACCGTTAGTGCAAATCTTGGAATGAGCTATAGTATTTCTAATGTGCTGGCAGAGGCTGGATTAGAAAATATTTTGCGTTGGGTACCATTCGATATTGATGAATCTGAACTGAGAAACAGGATTAAGAACAAGATGATCAGGCCCACAACGATACCCCAGACCCTGGAAGAGTTAAAGATTGAACAGGCCATATCGCGGGAGGCATTAAGGGTGTCTTTTATGCAACATAAATCCCTGGCGGTCGGACTCAAAGGGGTACAAAGGGAACGGGATATCTCAGAAGCATTTAAACAGGAAGTTGACGGTGAGACAATCGTGGATATGCTAAGACTTGACTTGCTGGTAGGCAGCGGGGGTGTGCTTTCGCATGCACCGCGCAGATCGCAAGCCATGCTTATGATGATCGATGCATTCCAGCCTGAAGGCATAACGAGGATTGCTGTTGATAGTATTTTTATGATGCCTCATTTGGGTGTTCTTTCGAGTGTAAATGAAAAGGCCGCTACGGAAGTTTTTGAAAGAGATTGCCTGATTTATCTTGGTACGTGCATATCCCTTGCTAAAGGCAGTGTTGGAAAGGCCGGAGAAAAATGCGTGTCTTATAAGCTGACAATGCCTGATGGCAGAACAGTCGAAGATATTCTTCCTTATGGAGAGATACGTGTTTTTCCGCTGGCTGTTGATCAGTCAGCAGAAATCGAAGTTTTGCCGGTAAAAAATTTTGACCTTGGGGAAGGAAAAGGTAAACTTGTGAAAAAGAAGGTTTTTGGAGGGGTCGTTGGTCTTGTTATTGATACACGGGGAAGACCTGTTACCCTGGCAAAGGATAAAGCATCCAGAGTAGCGCAGCTTTACAGATGGACCAGGGCTATTGCTGCTTATCCGGAATAAGTTGTTGCAATGAACAATCATATCGTAGCGTAGTCACAACAATAACGGGACGTAGAGCACATAGTTATTATGGCGTAGCCAAAACCAAAATGATTTAACCAGAATACGAAGTTTATGAAGAACATGAAGAAAGACAGGATTTAAATTTGCTTTGTAATTTCTCAGTAATAACCCTGACAGGGTTTTCGATATTTTTCCCTTTCGTGTTTTTTTGCTTCGCGTTCTTTGTGGTATAAAACGCGTTTTTTATGTAGGGCAGGCACTGCCTGCCAATTACCTGTTCCACCAGTCATTGCGAGGGTCTTTTCTGAAGCAATCCCAAAGGCAGAGATTGTTTCGTGGCTTCGCTTCCCGCAATGAGAGAAACGGTTTTATTTGGTGGGCAGTGCCCACCCTGCATTTCTGAAATTATAGTCAAATAAAATTTGCTAATCTTTAATTTATACCCCTCTTGACAGGGGACTTGTCTTCACTCTATTAAATAGGAATGGGGGCCGGGGTTGTATTTCATCAAATAAATTTATTGTTTCAAAAAGCATAACTTTAGAAAACA is part of the Candidatus Jettenia sp. AMX2 genome and harbors:
- the htpX gene encoding zinc metalloprotease HtpX is translated as MNYFKTAILLIALTVLFIWVGGMVGGQQGAIFAFVMALGMNFFSYWFSDKIVLKMYGAREVSAQEMPSYYGMVKELTVSAGLPMPKIYVLPTNAMNAFATGRNPGHAAVAVTEGLLNSLTREELKGVLAHELSHIKNRDILISTIVATIAGAIMLLANMARWAAIFGGYGGRDGENRGGGGLGILFMAILAPIAALIIQMAISRSREYAADSGGARMTKNPLGLASALEKLHRATATRHMDAGTATSHLFIVNPLSGRSFLTLFSTHPPIEERIKRLREMT
- the thrC gene encoding threonine synthase → MPYKAWFQCISGCNERYELNEIAYQCKRCGDLLEVRHDIDNLREQPPEHWKKLFDGRYLRTEWPYGSSVWGKKEFVCPNVDNKNVVSLYEGGSNLFWSERLGKEIGVENLWIKQCGNAHTGSFKDLGMTVLVSMVKQMIAEGKNIPAVACASTGDTSAALAAYCAAAGIPAIVFLPKDKISLTQLIQPIANGALTLSLNTDFDGCMKIVKEICSKNNIYLANSMNSLRIEGQKTMSIEIVQQFDWEVPDVIIIPGGNLGNTAALGKGFLMMRETGMIDKLPRIVCAQASKANPLYLSYLNGFKEFKPVKAQKTLASAIQIGDPVSYKKAIHILKSFRGLVEQATEDELANASAQADRTGLFSCPHTGVALAVLIKLLQKKEVLPHEKVVVISTAHGLKFPEFKIQYHKNALEEVTPRFPNLPVEVAPTYDAVMETIDKKLEK
- a CDS encoding glutamate mutase L codes for the protein MNVIIATDCGSTTTKAILIEKKEGIYRQTFRGEAPTTVEAPFEDVTRGVLNAFAEVEELSGRKILDGEKIITPARGNIGVDIYVSTSSAGGGLQMMVAGAVRAMTAASAQRAALGAGAIVMDVIASNDQRLPHEKIDRIRQLRPDMILLSGGTDGGTVTHVVELAEYIAAANPKPRLGITFQLPVIYAGNKDVREKIKEILGELASLHITENIRPTLEKENLVPARQEIQNLFLKHVMAQAPGYKKLMSWTGAPIMPTPGAVGLIMQTIARKNDINVVGVDIGGATTDVFSVYGEIFNRTVSANLGMSYSISNVLAEAGLENILRWVPFDIDESELRNRIKNKMIRPTTIPQTLEELKIEQAISREALRVSFMQHKSLAVGLKGVQRERDISEAFKQEVDGETIVDMLRLDLLVGSGGVLSHAPRRSQAMLMMIDAFQPEGITRIAVDSIFMMPHLGVLSSVNEKAATEVFERDCLIYLGTCISLAKGSVGKAGEKCVSYKLTMPDGRTVEDILPYGEIRVFPLAVDQSAEIEVLPVKNFDLGEGKGKLVKKKVFGGVVGLVIDTRGRPVTLAKDKASRVAQLYRWTRAIAAYPE